From a region of the Tachysurus fulvidraco isolate hzauxx_2018 chromosome 5, HZAU_PFXX_2.0, whole genome shotgun sequence genome:
- the LOC113663332 gene encoding uncharacterized protein LOC113663332 isoform X2: protein MACAPIHCNNVGRRYTIITTQVLPSSTAEHNSTQTLSPLSKFLKGEPKALGHIISGSLAVSASNKLNSCVFFSHAKAILILNIISTTFAGIIIHILFLDLIFGIFGYVYPAQANAQRITGVLLGFALLQLSISVTLLVFTCKAICTSKPTLNTISVVPNPESVAPSAPVNNPFPAQEVNTKNDIAMATAPGENPPAYSEKCNQTTENG, encoded by the exons ATGGCCTGCGCTCCTATACATTGTAATAATGTGGGACGCCGctacaccatcatcaccactcAAGTTCTTCCCTCATCTACAGCAGAACATAATTCCACTCAGACACTCAGCCCACTGAGCAAGTTCCTGAAAGGAGAACCCAAAGCTCTGGGG CACATCATTTCCGGCTCTCTGGCTGTTTCAGCGAGCAACAAGTTAAACTCCTGTGTG TTTTTCTCTCATGCGAAGGCCATACTGATACTGAATATTATTAGCACGACATTTGCAGGAATCATCATCCACATCCTGTTCTTAGATCTGATTTTTGGGATATTTGGATACGTCTACCCCGCAcag GCCAATGCACAGAGaataacaggagttctgctgggtTTCGCTCTGCTCCAGCTCAGCATCTCTGTCACACTTTTAGTCTTCACCTGCAAAGCCATCTGCACCAGTAAACCTACC ctGAACACCATCAGCGTGGTTCCAAACCCTGAGAGTGTTGCTCCTAGTGCTCCTGTGAACAACCCTTTCCCAGCGCAG GAGGTAAATACGAAGAACGACATTGCCATGGCTACAGCACCCGGGGAAAATCCTCCGGCGTACAGCGAGAAATGTAACCAGACCACAGAGAATGGATAA
- the LOC113663332 gene encoding membrane-spanning 4-domains subfamily A member 4D-like isoform X1 produces the protein MACAPIHCNNVGRRYTIITTQVLPSSTAEHNSTQTLSPLSKFLKGEPKALGTVQIMIGLLTFLFGIVLATYTPIISIYSGVIFWGPVFHIISGSLAVSASNKLNSCVFFSHAKAILILNIISTTFAGIIIHILFLDLIFGIFGYVYPAQANAQRITGVLLGFALLQLSISVTLLVFTCKAICTSKPTLNTISVVPNPESVAPSAPVNNPFPAQEVNTKNDIAMATAPGENPPAYSEKCNQTTENG, from the exons ATGGCCTGCGCTCCTATACATTGTAATAATGTGGGACGCCGctacaccatcatcaccactcAAGTTCTTCCCTCATCTACAGCAGAACATAATTCCACTCAGACACTCAGCCCACTGAGCAAGTTCCTGAAAGGAGAACCCAAAGCTCTGGGG ACTGTCCAGATAATGATAGGATTGTTGACGTTTTTGTTCGGTATCGTGTTGGCGACCTACACTCCAATCATCAGCATTTACTCTGGAGTCATCTTCTGGGGCCCGGTGTTT CACATCATTTCCGGCTCTCTGGCTGTTTCAGCGAGCAACAAGTTAAACTCCTGTGTG TTTTTCTCTCATGCGAAGGCCATACTGATACTGAATATTATTAGCACGACATTTGCAGGAATCATCATCCACATCCTGTTCTTAGATCTGATTTTTGGGATATTTGGATACGTCTACCCCGCAcag GCCAATGCACAGAGaataacaggagttctgctgggtTTCGCTCTGCTCCAGCTCAGCATCTCTGTCACACTTTTAGTCTTCACCTGCAAAGCCATCTGCACCAGTAAACCTACC ctGAACACCATCAGCGTGGTTCCAAACCCTGAGAGTGTTGCTCCTAGTGCTCCTGTGAACAACCCTTTCCCAGCGCAG GAGGTAAATACGAAGAACGACATTGCCATGGCTACAGCACCCGGGGAAAATCCTCCGGCGTACAGCGAGAAATGTAACCAGACCACAGAGAATGGATAA